The following are encoded in a window of Anopheles gambiae chromosome X, idAnoGambNW_F1_1, whole genome shotgun sequence genomic DNA:
- the LOC3289775 gene encoding LOW QUALITY PROTEIN: alpha-N-acetylgalactosamine-specific lectin (The sequence of the model RefSeq protein was modified relative to this genomic sequence to represent the inferred CDS: substituted 1 base at 1 genomic stop codon): METKRLANWVAILLSFLAIGLISAQKDINTNSSRYKAVEYCRSRGMFLLSVRNAEEREAVIEYLDSTGYTNTHIAWISANDLGEEGEFHWASTGERVNYQNWSXTEPKNYKIDDCTGEDCAILEYWSDGGANFNYTFNDRFFGREYMFICETLPK, encoded by the exons ATGGAAACGAAACGCTTGGCCAACTGGGTGGCGATTCTGCTCAGCTTCCTAGCAATTGGCTTGATCAGCGCGCAGAAGGACATCAACACGAACAG ctcaagGTACAAGGCGGTCGAGTACTGTCGATCGCGCGGCATGTTCCTGCTGTCGGTGAGAAATGCCGAAGAGCGGGAAGCCGTCATCGAGTATCTGGACAGTACCGGGTACACGAACACGCACATAGCATGGATATCTGCAAACGATCTCGGCGAGGAGGGTGAATTCCACTGGGCCTCGACGGGGGAGCGCGTAAACTATCAGAACTGGAGCTAAACAGAACCGAAAAATTACAAGATCGACGACTGCACGGGAGAGGATTGCGCGATCCTGGAGTACTGGTCTGATGGTGGGGCCAACTTTAACTACACCTTCAACGATCGGTTCTTTGGGCGGGAATATATGTTTATCTGCGAAACGTTGCCTAAATAA